A stretch of DNA from Carya illinoinensis cultivar Pawnee chromosome 12, C.illinoinensisPawnee_v1, whole genome shotgun sequence:
TGATTTTGGACAGTCAGATCAAGTCGTCTTAAGTTACGGCTGCTGCCACGTCTCACTCGGTGAACTCGCTCCGCTTTGTCCGAAATTGCCCTCTACTGCGTGGACTTCAAAACCAAGTCTCTTGAGGACAACTATGTCTTCTCGGATTTTAACGTGGACTTTTCCAAAAATCCCACGAGTTTTGAATGGACACGGAACacggtatttttaatttttatgaccCTATTGTGAATAAATCCCTACAGAAGAGGGGCAAAAATATTACCTAAACTCGCAAGAGAAAATCTCTCGAAAGATCCAGCTAACACATGCCTTTTTTCGTCGGGGTATAGTGGTCAATTCGTTTAATGACCTCCAGTCGGCGGTACTTGGACTTTTGACAAACGAAACCTCTATATAACACCCAAGAGCCATTGAACCCCACACAACATCAACAGCAACGTCGTCTCTCTTTGACGAACAAACgcagaatttcagaaaatttcAGAGCCCTTGTGCCTAATTCTTTTCTTGTGTAATTTTTGTTCTTAATCTGAAGGCAGTCGAAccgagggagagagagatgggttCTGAACAGAATGACGGGACGAGCTACCAGCCTTCGGAGCCGAAGCTCTGCGTGAACAACTGCGGCTTCTTCGGCAACGCGGCCACCATGAATCTCTGCTCCAAGTGCTACAGAGATAACCGGATAAAAGAGGAACAAGAGGCTTCGGCGAAAGTCGCTATGGAGAAATCCTTCAACCCCAAGCCGACGCGGCCAGACAATGATCACCTGGTCCTACCTTCTGCTTCTTCCACGGAGAGCCTCGGCGTGGGACCCTCTTCGTCGTCTTCGGTGTTCAGTGCTGCCGCTGACCGTGAAGCGCAGCCGCCAAAGGTGGCGAGCCGGTGTCTTATCTGTAACAAGAAGGTGGGTTTGACTGGGTTTCGGTGCAAGTGCGAGAGTACCTTCTGTGGGCTCCACCGGTACCCGGAGAAGCACGATTGTACGTTCGACTTCAAAACCTGCGGTCGTGACGCCATTGCCAAGGCTAATCCAGTAATCAAGGCCGATAAGGTGGATAGGATCTGAAATCCATATACTTGTTCTGATCTGATCGTGGGTCGCCTT
This window harbors:
- the LOC122290148 gene encoding zinc finger A20 and AN1 domain-containing stress-associated protein 1; the protein is MGSEQNDGTSYQPSEPKLCVNNCGFFGNAATMNLCSKCYRDNRIKEEQEASAKVAMEKSFNPKPTRPDNDHLVLPSASSTESLGVGPSSSSSVFSAAADREAQPPKVASRCLICNKKVGLTGFRCKCESTFCGLHRYPEKHDCTFDFKTCGRDAIAKANPVIKADKVDRI